The Chiloscyllium plagiosum isolate BGI_BamShark_2017 chromosome 28, ASM401019v2, whole genome shotgun sequence genome includes a region encoding these proteins:
- the LOC122564228 gene encoding LOW QUALITY PROTEIN: uncharacterized protein LOC122564228 (The sequence of the model RefSeq protein was modified relative to this genomic sequence to represent the inferred CDS: inserted 1 base in 1 codon; deleted 1 base in 1 codon; substituted 1 base at 1 genomic stop codon), with the protein MGRDLLVRCGASVLCGPDGLEVTFLNGYSVNCSMTMIHSGSQMVLSAGTSPTAEGQWADICWGLLEPESRQNNGIQSLYSQWRPWIQMLHPYAPPADPLHVTLYYDRDDNEIYQHAFYQHLEGIQWDISSSCILLGKEGVAGVVELTAEQLEWYEMSEEAIPHVTLAVHAEYQAKGLGPLSKRLMALTDWVWTQLPGLQYSPSEEAYRIMYRATDKVLLEHRQIERFHGRERTDHPQAAAMLDTLPDTLWSAGPTDVGYCKHVTPITFDLIEHTPIWQRQYSHKPETEPGIADTIEGLLAARVLEPSRSAWNTPILPVEKQNTGKYRMAHGLRWINSVVSTPTVPVPNPYTVMSVLTPDHKWFSCIDLANAFFCLPLADYLRDIFSFTYKGQXLRYTRVPQGFILSPGVFNQVLKQQLKDLTLPKGVVLIQYVDDILLAAPDHVSCLAATESLLIHLYNVGFKVSRAKVQCCRQTVSFLGRVISAKGTGVSLSHRSSILHHTKPVSFLGLAGYSRQFIASYGELTFPLRAMVNEQGMRNLSAHLQWTTEADESFISLKQALTRAADFGVPDYKEPFFLNISEKLHTINGVLFQKKGGGRQVLMYVSITLDPIKDRHPPCTRHAAGVAKILQKVAHIVIGHSLTVLTAHSIVAYVNSTAFTMTTDGCCYRHPTEGLKAAYAVVRQTSEGFEQVLTGRVTGKESSQLVELQAMIAALEWSEGKRVNIYTDSAYVAGAIQVELSQWIRAGFLTVTKTPIKHEKDMRRLAEALMRPAEVAVVKCRGHDKADTVVAKGNQEADSAAKKAQKASPHELTVWRERGATESEGIGRSPDGRPVLPPGLIASMLQEAHGLTHCGKTQMQRYLTHWWHPFLPAMIENYIRECRTCTEYNVRVTVKPHEGKFPLPRIPGQEIVLDYTDMIERVNGYQYILVAVDAFTGWPEAIPAIKEDGKAVIKFLINQYIPMHGFPNXVRSDNGTHFKNKDLQEVEAAFGLKRVRNSVPPHPQSRGKVERMNQSIKGKIGKVCAQTKLSWVDALPLALMSIRSSVNSITGFTPYELTTGQQFPGPGAGIQMLEGGGASLRYKPYYDQLTALVSAFSKQVGPEKGELQSQAPSTTDWVLLKVIKRKWPEPRWTGPYKVVEKTSHAVRLQGKGESWYHWSQCAATELPARTLEQIRTERE; encoded by the exons ATGGGCCGCGACTTGCTGGTGCGATGCGGGGCCTCGGTTCTGTGCGGACCAGACGGACTGGAAGTGACCTTTCTGAATGGCTACTCTGTCAACTGTTCCatgacaatgattcactctggatcccaaatgGTGCTATCAGCGGGCACATCACCAACGGCAGAAGGGCAGTGGGCAGATATATGCTGGGGACTCCTCGAACCCGAAAGCAGGCAGAACAACGGCATACAGTCTTTATACAGCCAATGGCGACCCTGGATTCAGATGCTGCATccctatgctcctcctgcagatcccCTCCATGTTACTTTATATTATGATAGAGATGACAATGAAATCTATCAGCATGCATTCTATCAGCACTTAGAAGGGATTCAATGGGATATTTCCTCCAGTTGCATTCTGCTAGGGAAAGAAGGTGTGGCGGGTGTTGTTGAACTaactgcagaacagttggaatggtatgagatgtctgaagaagctATACCTCATGTCACATTGGCCGTGCATGCTGAATATCAGGCCAAGGGTCTGGGACCTTTGTCCAAACGTTTGATGGCGCTAACTGATTGGGTGTGGACTCAGTTACCCGGTTTACAATATTCACCATCGGAGGAAGCCTATAGAATTATGTACAGGGCAACTGACAAGGTACTACTGGAACATAGGCAGATTGAAAGGTTTCACGGCAGGGAAAGAACAGACCATCCACAGGCTGCAGCGATGCTTGACACTCTACCAGATACCTTGTGGTCAGCAGGTCCAACGGACGTTGGGTACTGCAAACATGTCACACCAATCACATTCGATTTAATAGAGCACACTCCGATTTGGCAGAGACAATACTCACACAAACCAGAGACTGAACCCGGCATTGCCGACACAATTGAAGGATTGTTAGCAGCACGGGTGCTAGAACCCTCCCGGTCAGCCTGGAACACTCCTATCTTacctgtagagaagcagaatacaggTAAATACAGGATGGCGCATGGTCTTAGATGGATC AATAGTGTTGTCTCTactccaacagttccagttccaaacccATACACTGtgatgtctgtgctgacccctgaccataaGTGGTTCTCGTGCATTGATCTGGCCAACGCGTTCTTCTGTTTGCCCCTAGCTGATTATTTGAGGGACATTTTCTCGTTCACCTACAAAGGCCAATAACTACGTTACACAAGGGTCCCTCAAGGGTTTATTTTGTCACCTGGGGTGTttaatcaggtactgaaacagcagctgaaggacCTGACGCTCCCAAAGGGGGTGGtattgatccagtatgtggatgacattctttTGGCAGCACCCGACCATGTTTCTTGTCTCGCAGCCACAGAGTCGTTGCTGATTCACCTGTATAACGTTGGTTTCAAAGTCTCACGGGCTAAAgtgcaatgctgcagacaaacGGTGTCTTTTCTGGGTAGAGTTATTTCCGCTAAAGGAACAGGTGTGTCTCTGTCCCACagatcctccattctgcatcataccaaaccagtctcgtttcttgggttggcaggatACAGTAGACAATTCATTGCATCATATGGGGAGCTCACTTTCCCTCTGAGGGCCATGGTAAACGAGCAAGGCATGAGAAATTTGTCGGCCCATTTGCAGTGGACCACGGAGGCAGATGAAAGTTTCATATCTCTCAAACAGGCCCTAACGCGGGCTGCTGATTTTGGGGTCCCAGAttacaaagagccatttttcctcaatatttctgaaaaattacacacaataaatggtgttctttttcagaaaaaagggggAGGCAGGCAGGTGCTGATGTATGTAAGTATTACCCTTGACCCAATAAAGGACAGACACCCgccatgtacaagacatgcagcaggGGTAGCAAAAATTCTCCAAAAGGTAGCACATATAGTCATTGGCCATTCACTAACAGTACTGACGGCACATAGTATAGTGGCCTATGTGAACTCAACAGCTTTTACAATGACGACAGATGGTTGCTGTTACAGACATCCAACTGAGGGACTTAAAGCAGCCTATGCAGTGGTGCGACAgacaagtgagggatttgagCAAGTGTTGACAGGAAGAGTGACAGGTAAAGAATCATCCCAGTTGGTTGAACTACAGGCGATGATAGCTGCGttagaatggtcagagggaaaaaggGTAAATATCTACACCGACTCAGCATATGTGGCAGGGGCTATACAGGTAGAACTCAGTCAATGGATCAGGGCAGGATTCTTAACAGTAAcaaaaaccccaattaaacatgaaaaagatatgaGAAGATTAGCGGAGGCCCTAATGAGACCTGCAGAAGTGGCGGTGGTCAAGTGTAGAGGACATGATAAAGCAGATACAGTAGTAGCAAAGGGCAATCAGGAAGCAGActcagcagcaaagaaagca CAGAAAGCCtctcctcatgaactgacagtttggagagagagaggggccacagAGTCAGAAGGGATTGGGAGGTCACCGGACGGTAGACCAGTCCTACCCCCAGGTTTGATAGCTTCTATGCTCCAGGAAGCTCATGGGTTGACACATTGTGGGaaaacacagatgcagaggtatctgacacattggtggCATCCGTTCTTGCCAGCAATGATTGAAAATTACATCAGAGAATGTCGAACGTGtacagaatacaatgtgagagTAACAGTGAAACCACACGAGGGAAAATTCCCTCTCCCAAGAATTCCAGGTCAGGAAATAGTGCTTGATTACACTGACATGATAGAGAGAGTAAACGGATACCAGTACATTTTGGTAGCAGTGGATGCATtcactggttggccagaagcGATACCGGCGATAAAGGAAGACGGAAAAGCAGTGATCAAATTCTTGATAAACCAATACATTCcaatgcatgggtttccaa gagtcaggtcagataatggcacacattttaagaataaggacctgcaagaagttgaagcagctttCGGACTGAAACGTGTTCGGAACAGTGTACCACCCCATCCTCAGTCACGgggaaaagtggaaagaatgaatcaatccataaaaggaaaaataggaaaagtgtgTGCACAAACAAAGTTAAGCTGGGTGGATGCCCTACCTTTAGCTTTAATGTCCATTAGAAGCTCAGTAAACTCTATTACAGGGTTCACCCCGTATGAGCTGacaacagggcagcagttcccgggaccaggagctggaatacagatgttagagggaggaggagcctctctaaggtacaaaccttactatgaccaactaacagctttggtgtcagctttctccaaacaggttggaccGGAAAAGGGGGAACTACAGAGCCAGGCGCCATCTACCACAGACTGGGTCCTGCTGAAAGTGATCAAACGGAAGTGGCCGGAGCCAAGGTGGACAGGACCTTATAAGGTGGTGGAGAAGACATCTCATGCGGTTAGACtacaggggaaaggagaaagctggtacCATTGGAGCCAGTGTGCAGCCACGGAACTGCCAGCGAGAACTCTagaacaaataagaacagaaagagaGTAG